The sequence cacgactccgagttgtaccgaataagaagaagttgaagtttgaaatgatgttgattgaatctatattgatgattttgattcaattttgaaatgattgaatagaatgaagtttgatatgcatgttttgatgatatgtttcagagtttaatagaagactattgactcaagaacctcaacttgaaaccgaagaagaagtgatcaagattgaagtgaatttgattgaagattgatttatgtttgaatgatcagattcttgtaggagttgtggtacttcctatccagatgtggaacatgacaaactcgagaatgaaagttataagatgacatcaagagtcagggattcgatactcgagaatgatgattcttgagttatcccgaacaaatcacatacttgtttaaatacttgttcttgaggtagaacttatgttattgtcgatccatcacaggtagtggatttttattgcttttgatatgattgtatattgaattgattctatgccaaaattgcggttaaccttattttcttgcccggaatggctacgatagatggatatccatgtcaagatcggttacgaatcttgatggcaatgaagtgataagaatcaattcttgagataagcgcgctatataaattgaagtcttgatttgaagtttgagttgatatatgtgttattttaactctattcttgaattgacatgtttagagttgatattaattttatttaacgcatttatatgtcgattatactgagaatgatttctcaccggagtttatccggatgttgtcttgttttgtatgtgtgcatgacagcagagagggcaggagctgatcaacgACGTTATTGATAGCTGGGacagagagtctagcacgtgataACTCGGGTTATAGATGAAGTCTTGAGATCTAGAAgcaaccttagaacttgttggttttgaaatgcatgtatgaacttgagatagtttatgtcgtttatcgttatttagagacttgttcgatgtaacaaatgcatgtatagatgcttgagatCTTGTTTATGTTTacatgcatgatttggatcttatatatatcatgttttagacttgagttgGATGGATTAAAAGGATCAAGTTGTTGACAAAAGATCAGAGCAgatttttctgcccaggcttCGCCCGAGCGGCAGAAAATtacagcccgagcgcacccggggctcagcctactgttttggaaaaaaataggGGCGCCCGGGCGGCTTTTTTTAAccgcccgggcgcaccccccctttgaaaaaattttttttttttttgtttgatccttattctttccttattagattaatgatgcatattcattaattgccccttaagatttaagattagcaacccaaaGTCTCCACAGTGTGAATGCAATGTGGCTGCATCAGCATAATAATACCACCACcaccttattattattattttaaaattattgtgCCTAAACATATAATTTAGTACTTCAAAAAACTTTGGCTATGCAAATGTATGAAGAATATCAAGCTCGTCGAAGAATTTAATTGTTGGATACATTAACTCTATTTTATTTTGAGTTGGATATTGGATATGtgctattataatttttttattggtgcatgttattaaatatttttttaaaaaatttatatatgtaagtttagtatttaatacaatttaaataaataaaatgtaaatttatattattttaaattgtacAGGTTATTTTGTAATGATAATACTTGTTTTAGTTTGAAAATATATAAAGAATAATATAGTAtgttttttttagatttgaaattcttaaattttttagtcaagcaaaatatttcaaatcaatGAATTGCAAATTCACTTTTTGAAATTCTATGTTCATCCAAGcaagagatttaaaaaaaaaaagagaattcAAATCAATGGTTTTCAAATCCAttaatttgaaatcttttctcaAATCCAAATACCCTCCATCCAAGCACAATCTTTTAGTTTGCAAAACTTTGGTACATATCCAATAACttcgagttttttttttctttttttcttcattAAAAGTTTCTAAATTCACTGAATATTGAATGTTCTATTTGGCTTCAATACACTACTACGTGACTCGTATAAGTAAACAAAGCTTATTTTATACACATTAAATTGATacaagtagaaaaaaaaaagaaaaatgccATCCATTATTTCAAAACCATAGGGACAAAATTCTAGGTGAATTTTAATATGTATAATTAAAGTTTCTCTTAGCCACATGCGTTATCATTGCCAAGAAAAACAATGTTTGATGTATTTAGAAGCTTCATATATATATGACAAAATGACTATAACACGTTAACAAGATTGAATCCAGAACATATCAACTTATATTTACTAAAATCGCAATTTCTTAACTATGAAAAAAGTCAAATACAAaccctataaatatttataaacacACAGAATTGAGCTGATATATCTCATATGATATATAGGTTTTTGGAGGCCAATCATTATAGAATAAATACGATATATTTAATGtggtataatatattataaaataaactcTGATATACCTTTGATGATAAAGTAATCAGAGCAAGTTTCCAATTCTTACATGTATCTTTATTGTAAAGTATGTCCTTTTCCATATAAAATCCATTAACACGATCGAGACCATCCTAGTTTGTTCTTTTGTAATCAAGATATCCAGTTCCACCAATTTTTTTATGTAGTTCCAAAGTAAAACTATAGTATTAATTAACTCTTACGAATGTCACAGTTGCAATTAGATTATTGTTTGACTGATAATTAATTGTTAGGAAAACTAAATAAGATAATAATGTCATCATGTTTAGTTTGGTTTCCTCCGACCAAAATATATAACCGAAGAAAGATTTttttaagagtttttttttttaaaaaaagatatatAAACAACAACATATTAATAAGAAACGAACTCCCGAGTTACAAAGTTAACAAGTCATACAGAAACATTTTCATGCGAATATTCGAAACTCGACAAAGAAATGAGTCCTCCGGGATAAATAATGAGCCACGCCATTAGCACTTCTATCGTTCTACGGACATACTTGATAAAgtatttagcaaacatttttcgttttattaatttattttttattttaaatttattatgattatataattgttttctaaaaaatattattattttatcttgttattattattttattaaacttctTTCTTATTTCCAACTTCtacattaaaaatgcattcataaacgatatttaaatacataaaaataccaaaatattaaatcaaaatgataagtgaatgataagtaccaaacatttttaattttatttatttttatttttgattttaaatttataatttataattaatttattttttaaaaaaattattactttatcttcttatcattattttatcaaatcacttcgtgttttcaacttcttcattaagcatgattcataaataaagatttaaatatctaaaaataccaaaatattggaccaaatgataagttcaggaatgttatttttttgatttaaaattatataagcatgttattttttattatttattacaaattgtgcaatgcatattctcgaaaaatttaaattttggttcaataatatatagtccttaatcgaaaaaataatatgtttgaacttatcagtttagttcatattttggtacttgaaattatttaaatacttgtttatgaatgcatgtttaatgaaaaGAGTTGGAAATACGAAgtgaatttattaaaataatgataacaagataaagtaataatatctttagaaaataattaattaatgataatacatttaaaataaaaattaataaaacaaaaaatattttctaaatatttataattgtattttattaaaaattgtgtattatgggttgaatagatttaaaaattatttttacatcaaatatgcatttttaatatttcacaaaggtatttggtgcaaaaaatatcaaaatctttgctcaGTCGCATGaagggcgcgtgcgcaacaatcactcatctgaaagggcgagtgtgctaattttttaaaaggttagggttgaagatacctattaaaatttcacaggaaaTAAAtgtgtatttttaatatttcacaggagtggttggtgcaaataactcattactaaaatatttatatcatcGTATCTTGTGTGTCAATTATATTATAACTTTagcatattttaatttagagcccgtttggatttcatagtttttttttcataaaaagtgcttttttaagccctaattttgagattttaaaaAGCTCTaaatttgacttaaaaaaataattttttaagcatttaaatGATTATACAAACATCTTATaaactaaaaaaacaatttttttaaaaaaatagtgcTTTTCTAATCTGGCTTTTGATACCGAACCAGCCTTAAATCCCAAACTGGATATGAATGAAGTTTTAGTAAAATAAATTTAGTTAAACAGattaaaataaatgcatcaCCATGGACatatttttcatttaaaaaGAAGTTTCTGGAGTGTAAaaagataaattgataaaaatagATCCGTTTATCCACCCACGTGGGCCTTGTTTTATAGATTTGTGGAGGCCCAAAGAAATTAGGTTTGTCCAGAATAATAGTAGGGCTAAAATGGTCATTCTACGTGACTACTAAGCCATTTTCGCTGCCCCTTTTCCCGTCTCTCTTTAAACCCACTGGATACGCTAACTCACCGGTCTCGCCTGCTAGGGTTACCTCAAATTCGATTAGGGTTCCAGGTTCTTCTCTACTCCTTTTCTCTCGTGAAAATCATTTACAGTTTTGGATAGTTGTCGTCTCAGACTGTCTTCTCCTAGGTTAGGATTGTTCAACAAGGAATTCTTGCgatttttttcacttttttttcgattttgataaatttttacCCGGTTGTCTTCGGATGtttgcttatttatttattttttgaacaagTCACCTTTTCAATTGCACAAATCAGAGAGCGTGTCTTGGTATATGTCATCaatggttttatttttttcccctAAAGTTATGTTTGATGCTTCagattgttttttttatcatcatatgtatttttttgttgAACAGGAACTTTGATCCAAGATGTCGAGGGTTTATGTTGGAAATTTGGACCCGCGCGTATCTGAGCGTGAACTTGAGGACGAATTTCGTGTTTTTGGAGTTATCAGGAGGTAAAAACGTCGAGTATTTTATTTGCTCTGGCGTCGTTTGTTTTACTTGATGTTGTATTTTGCATTCTCAAGTGGTTTTTGGTGGTTAACAGCTTATGATTTCAGTTTCAGAAACTCATAGAATGGTTTTGAATGACGAGTTATAATGGTTTTGTATGGTTTGACTAAGCTACAGGTGGCCAGCATGGAGTTCTATTCATGCTCAGACTCAATCATTCACTTGCATACACCTTATCTTCTTTAAGGAGTGCCTTTATGTATATTTGTTGTAACTGGAAAAACTTATTGTGTTCATatgtatttgaattttttgtgcaGTGTGTGGGTTGCAAGGAGGCCTCCTGGCTATGCTTTCGTTGATTTTGACGATCGAAGGGATGCTCAAGATGCCATTAGGGAGATTGATGGTGAGATTTTCTTAGTTATCTCCTCAAAAGTTGAGGACTTTCTCAGGTCTACTTTTTCCAAGTTTCTAGCTGGTTCTTTTTCTGATATGGGCATATGGCAATTATATCCTTGTTCCCGAATAGGTAAAAATGGTTGGAGAGTTGAGCTTTCACACAACTCAAAAGGTGGTGGAGGAGGTGGTGGTGGCCGTGGTGGGGGTCGTGgtcgttccggatctgatttgaAATGCTATGAATGTGGCGAGCCTGGCCATTTTGCCCGTGAGTGCAGGGTGCAAGGAGGTTCTGGAAGGCGTAGGAGTCGTAGCCCTCCTAGGTATCGCCGGAGCCCAAGTTATGGTAAAAGGTATGATAGGACTATTGAGATGTTTCACTTTAAGACTAAAGTCATTATGGTCGCTCTTAATTTAAACTGTGGTTGCCTGTTTTGGTGGTCAGGAGTTACAGTCCCCGTGGTCGCACTTCTCGACGCCGCAGCTTGTCTCCCAGGGGTCGCAGCCTCAGCAAGTCTCCATATCGTGGACGAGACGAGGTGCCATATGCCAACGGGTGAGATCCTAAGTGTTTCCTGCCGCGTCTTTTaagttttgtggagaatttacGGATACAAGTGCAATGATAAGTTATCAAGTAAAAACTCGAGGGCGAGGAGAAAAGAAAACATTGCTGTTTGTTGTTCTAACATAGTTTACAGTTATCATCCaaattttttgttaaattaCGCGCCTTTTAGCTCGAATTAAATTTCAATTGTTGAGATTATATGCACATGTTTGTTAGCATGCACACACTTTAGGCCCCCTGGCAATTCTTTTAGGGAGATGTTTGCCATGTACTCTCACTTGCAAAAGCTCGCTGTTTATGTTAAGAAGTTCTCACGATGTTTCTGTTTTTTGCATTTTGAGACACAAATGAAATGTATATTATGTATGACATGCCCTAATGGTATCTTTGTGAACTTCaggatttttttagaaaattattGACTTTTGTTGTCAAATTATTTAGATATTTACTAATTTGGGTTTGATCGGTATATGATTTATGCAGAAATGGCATCAGGGAGAGGCGCAGGAGCAGGAGCCGGAGTTGAACTTGGATTAGTGAATAATACTTATATGTTTACGCAGGAGAATATCCATTGTGTGTTTAGGACTTGGACTTAGTAAGGCCTGTGTAAGTGGGGAGACGCCTACTCTTGGATTTGGTTGATTGTCTTTACTACTTCAGTAGTAAGTTTGTCACTTTATCCGTTGTTGCCATCTTTCTTACGAGCTTTAACTTTGGACCATGCTCAATCATCTTTTTAGCTCATGGATCAATATCTGTAGCTGATTTACTATTAGAACTTCTCATAGATCTTGCTAAAAATCTATGTTTGTTTTTGTCATCGAGGTGTTTACGTGCATCTGCCCCTTTCTTGTGGTTTCGACCTTCACTGCACTGCTGTGGgatcttcaattcaaaatattgtttatccCAGCTTGCTACTTTCTAGATGCTTCTTTTGATTGCATGTCTGCGGCTGTGATGATTCTCTCCTCAAATAATTATCGTATTTGATTAGATTTAAGGATGAAGAACGGCTTCACACGCATCTCGAAggtaattaatttattaaatgaaaGTTGTGTTCGACTTTCTGCATTAGCTATTCCTTGGCTTTTCCTATTTAAGCGGGGGGCTGTGGCTTTCCAGCGCGAATATCTACTTTAAAGGGTTTGTCTTTTGAATTTGTGCCACAAACTTTGGACCTCATCAATTGCAGTCAGTTGCTAAGAAGTGACAATAATCTGACCGTTCTTCTTTTACCCTTGGAAATTTTCTATCGAAACAATGAAGTTGGGTCTGAAGTTCGCATCAATTTGGATATCACTTTTTCCCGAGTTAATATGAAAAAGCTATCCATTCTAGCATTCCCATCGGTCCTGCCTTGTCTTGAAGTCTGGCTGCGTAGGTGAGAATGACACTATAGATCCTTCATGCCCGTCGAAAGTGGGCACGGAAGCTGAGCAGGAAGTCTTATCTACTATGCATTTTGTTTATTGGTTACATTCCTTCTTTGTTTTCCCTTTAATTTCTGCTGATAATGTGGTTTGTTGGTATAAAGTGCTGGACGAAGCATTGAATGGAGAATTGTACGCATTATATATACTAACAACGCATGtgcacaaaatatatttttataaatttgaatttatttataatttttttctttctttaggGTAATGGGATAGTGTTAATTAAATTTGGTTCAAGAAAATGTGGAAAAAATTAGTGGGAAAAGTTTAGTTGAAGTAAAGGTGGACATGTACGGTGAAAAAGTCTACATAACCAAAGTGATAAAGTTTGGTGGTAACGAAAAAATGGTAGAATTGGAAGGTAATTTTTGGTGTTTCTGTCATTTCACAGTTATTATAAGTCACTCaacttttataatataaaatatataatatatactagCCACATGACACATCAAAAAACAGTTGTCGCTGAATTTTgataaaacaaaatatataatataaactaGCTACTAATGTACACGCAACTGCGGCGGGTGGACtgaaatgcatgtcttaaaCACACTAATTTTTACAATCAATCTTGGTGTATTGGGATAAAAATGAAAGCAAAACTCCACTAACTGTTAAATGAATGAGGTTTTATGTGAATTAGAATGGAGTAGTGGAGTGGGTAAAAGAGGATTGCTTGGGGAAATAAGTAATACAATGATTGGGGTTTATTTTGAAGATTGTGGAACAACCAAGTGCTCTGTGAATACAGTTCACCAATCAAATCGAAGCTCCGATTGCTAGTAAAAATAAAAGAGGAATACCTTCATTAAATTTGAAGGAGAAAAAGTTAAATAACCTCCATGACCATTGAGTACGAAGTCTCTGcctctgagaatgatttcttcTAGAGTTTTGTCAGTTTTCTCCATAGATTTACTTACACGCTAAATTAAATTCGTTGAAGCCAAATAAAAGCATAAAGAGGTTTTCAACCGAACAATTTAGGAGAagttaaaaaaatagaaaaagggAAGTTATTTTATTAACACGTTTATATCCAGTCAAAAACAATTTATTGTCATATCAAATGTACGAAGAGTTCATTCTTAATaaaatagaatatatatatatatatataaaagactTTTCAGTTGACCAACAATATTTTTTCACCTCGTTTTCGACCACTAAAATTCGGTACcgagttttagttgttttttttttcgcatAATTAAAACACGgtatcgggttttagtggtcggagACGAGTTGGGTATCATTGGTTGGACAactgaaaatttctatatatatatatatatatatatatagagttttactATGATGctcacctatcatgcccaccaccatgcccaccaacgatgtgacactattttattggatgtgataaaaatatgataaattgtaggtccaatagaatagcgTCACATCGTTGGTGGACATAATTGGTGAGCATGATAGATGAGCAGCATAGTAAAACTCTatatgtgacgcccggggctgaggaggcagggagtgatcgtcggtgccaagaggttgcacggacaatgagcggctcctggtatgcttctaggcggagggagacatgaatgaaccgatcccgtgccggaatgagaggggattctgagactgtgtaggtatgagactacatagttgaagagggcttaaaagatttcatatatactgctcatatcaagaaggtgcatcttcttttcgtgagctcatcatataagaactccaaagttaagcgtgcttgacttgggacaattttaggatgggtgaccttctggaaagtttctcagggtgcgtgtgagtgagaacataagcacgctgaaaagacccgtcttgatatagtgggtcgttacaaatggtatcaaagccgacctctcttagtacggtatggttcgggaacgaaccaagcggaagctggtgggcatgtgacgcccggggctgaggaggcagggagtgatcgccggtgccaagaggttgcacggacaatgagcggctcctggtaggcttctaggcggagggagacatgaatgaaccgatcccgtgccggaatgagaggggattctgagactgtgtaggtatgggactacatagttgaggagggcttaaaagatttcatatgtactgctcatattaagaaggtgcatctttttttcgtgagctcatcatataagaactccaaagttaagcgtgcttgacttggggcaattttaggatgggtgaccttctgggaagtttctcagggtgcgtgtgagtggggatataagcacgctgaaaagacccatcttgatatagtgggtcgttacactatatacatatatatatatatatatatatatatatagagttcttttatggtgcccaactcatatgcccaactccatgcccaccatgtacaatatgtgagttgaccaacacaattgatgagttgacttatcacatattgtacatggtgggcatggagttgggTATATAGAGTTGGGCacaataaaagaactctatatatatatatatatttgtcagATAACCACTTTTGAGTAATATCTGACAAATAGACATCCGATCCAACTTGCTCGTATGACTTAGAGAGTGTTTGCAAAAGATTATGATTTTATAGAAGTGATGAAacttatatattataaaaaaattaagaaaaatcaaaagttagtagtgtttgaaaacaaatgtgaaaatctaaaaatccaagttgtgtagtgtttgataaataagtgatttaaatgattttaatattgATCTTTTTATTAGAATCATTTTTGGAAAATCATAATCACCATATAACTaatttttggatttcaattataTTAAGCATTTGCTAACACATAATTTGGGCTTAATTTAGTGTTTTGGAAAGCTTTTAAGAAGCACTTATAAGTttttccttaacaaaattttaaaacttttcgttaacaaaatttttaagaaaaagcTGATAAATGCTttctagaagctctcccaaacaccacCTAAGAAACATacaaaattcattttttaaaatcaaaatctaacaattacgttttttttagtgattgcaaacacccACTTAATCAAGCTCCGTACATGTGTGTTAATACATAAGTGTTTCGTGTGTTAAGTTTCTCGCATTACATCTACCGATTCAGTTACGAATCAAGTGGTAAATGAATGAGATATATATGAGGTAAACATGAAACCACGCTGGCTATTTTGGCTTTTATATTTGAATGTCATGCTATAAAAAAATCACcttctatataaaaaaaaatacaacggttttaaaactCGACCAACTCGTGAATAGAAACTCTAAAATCCCCAtcaataataacatgtataaaaGCCCAGCTTCTTGAATGCGCGATTCTCATTTTTTATGCATTTCCAAGTCTGCCGTCAACTTAGGCAACTTGTTTCTCTTCTTCTGCTGATATTTTGAATAAGAATACCAAACACCACCGGCGGTGTTGATCACAAGCCCGGTGACATTTAAAGCATGTACTTGTACTCCGCCTAGCAAGACAAAGCCGAGCGtctgaccaaaaccaaaacgaAAACGAAAACGAAAACGAAAGTAACTTCATAAATCGGATTGAATGGATACAAGGAAAAAAGAGACCATTAATCGTCGCCAACTTACTGTCGAGCCAACACCTTTGAGGACGCCAACAATGGTAGTCGTTAAAGCAGAGTTGACAATGGTACACAAGAACATGGTGTAATTCAGAACTATTCCCATCACCAGGGAAAGAAGAAGAATGACAAAAAATGCGAGTGAAGTGCTCTGTATTCACGGCAAAAATTATGTCTCCTCGTTAAATAATTTTGGTATTAGAAAACAACAGGAAAGTATCACTCCATCTGCAGTCGAGTATAAAAAATAGACTCAAGTGGAAGAAGATGTCCTACACAAGATGCTAGCAAAAACACGTCCAcagtgtaaacaatattttaagtGAGGGTCAACGATTCAAGAATCTCCACGTGTTTAACATAGAATATGAACAACTGGGAGTCTGGGATGAATGAAACCGAAGGAAGAAACTGACAtgacaaatttatttatttccaaACTAAGAACCCACTCAGGACCTGCTAAAGAAAACTTTATTCACTCCCAATCCCGTCATTTTTCTCCGTTTAAGTTTCATTGTCGTCGATACAATATCAAGCTATTCCATTACATTCACTTGTGGATCTCCATATGTTGGATTAAATACCAAGAGAACTAATCTCAATAACAAGATTTTAGAGCTTCAAGATTTTACAGCTTCAAGAACATGTTCGACGTGATACAATGCAGCCGAATGATGACCAAAAAACCAGACGTGCGAGAGAGGTGATATTAAAGTTTTGATGACACCAAGTTAATTTATATTGATATTTCGTGATTGTCTGTAATTTATTTGAAACAAATTACATCTGCCTTATCACTAAAATTCTCTTGTTTTTAAAGTATTTAGCATTATTGTCTGTAGCCTTTATGCATCAGAAACCACAAAAGATTTCTAAAGATGAATCTATAAATGTATGAATATGAATCGAGATCCTGACCTTGGAAAAAAGTATGGACATGGAATTCGGAAATTCTCCGGTAGTTACGATGAGGAATAGCAGAAAAGGTAACGATAAAACGCTGTTATAAAACATGATTTCAACTGAAGAAAGCCCATCCTCTGCACCTGATCTCTCCACTAATACAAGGTACATGGTCTGTATATATGTATGGCAAAAAAAATACGTGTTATGCAAGTAACTAGAAATATGATCAAACACTGAGAAAGATACAACGGCAATGCCTACAAAATCTAAATGAACAAAGCCAGTTAATTCTACGCTAATCTTTGGGATTTAGAAGGGCGAAAAGCACCTGAAAAAAAACGGAAGTAAGTGCCATTGAATATCCGAAAAGATCAAAAGAAAAATCACCAAGTGCTGCTATAAGAACTCCAGCAGCAGTTAGAAGAACAGACAGAGTAACCTGAAATTTATTGGGAACAAACAGTGTATTAGAGAAACTTCTTGAAAACTCAGATGCGAGATTTTATCTATGCTGAAAAAAGTATGAAATTAAAACATTAGTAATAAGAAAGGTAAAGACGACATTTTCATATCTGACCATCACTTTTGTGCAAATACTAAAGGCGGactccaaaaattattttcttcctCTGAACTGAAGTCCTATGTAGGAATCTACAAGCTTACACAAATGCCATTTTATCGGTACAcatgaatttgaaatttaacAGAGATGCAATCGACATATGCCCTATGTAATGAGACTACAAGCTTACACAAAGGCCGTTTATTCGTACAAACAATTTGAAAttcaacagagcagtaatcaaCAGAACATGTGGAGCCAACGTCCAGCAATCATCACCGCACAAATAACACCATATTTGATGATTGAATAATATGATCATAAAAGGCATTAAATTGGttctttttatcttttttttaaaaggcatAAAACAGCATATTGCAAAGGCTCTGACAACAAAACTTCAACAGTATATTAAACCTGAGTTGAAGGTCTCCCCTTTCCTGTAAAGAATCCAGCTACAAGTACAGCAAGTGGTGTTAATCTTTTGATGGCAATGTACATTGGAATATTTACTCCTTTCAAGCTTGCTAAAGCGAAGGCCACATTAGCATTGTAGAACAAGGAAACTGGAACAAGTTTTTTTGCCGTTTCTACATTCAATTCTTTGGCATTTGTATATCCCATAACTCT is a genomic window of Henckelia pumila isolate YLH828 unplaced genomic scaffold, ASM3356847v2 CTG_477:::fragment_3, whole genome shotgun sequence containing:
- the LOC140872846 gene encoding UDP-galactose/UDP-glucose transporter 7 isoform X1, yielding MDYYTESTPYLSLFAAVSYGIASMAMVFINKAVLMQYAHSMTLLTLQQLMTALLIRISRVMGYTNAKELNVETAKKLVPVSLFYNANVAFALASLKGVNIPMYIAIKRLTPLAVLVAGFFTGKGRPSTQVTLSVLLTAAGVLIAALGDFSFDLFGYSMALTSVFFQTMYLVLVERSGAEDGLSSVEIMFYNSVLSLPFLLFLIVTTGEFPNSMSILFSKSTSLAFFVILLLSLVMGIVLNYTMFLCTIVNSALTTTIVGVLKGVGSTTLGFVLLGGVQVHALNVTGLVINTAGGVWYSYSKYQQKKRNKLPKLTADLEMHKK
- the LOC140872846 gene encoding UDP-galactose/UDP-glucose transporter 7 isoform X3, which encodes MGYTNAKELNVETAKKLVPVSLFYNANVAFALASLKGVNIPMYIAIKRLTPLAVLVAGFFTGKGRPSTQVTLSVLLTAAGVLIAALGDFSFDLFGYSMALTSVFFQTMYLVLVERSGAEDGLSSVEIMFYNSVLSLPFLLFLIVTTGEFPNSMSILFSKSTSLAFFVILLLSLVMGIVLNYTMFLCTIVNSALTTTIVGVLKGVGSTTLGFVLLGGVQVHALNVTGLVINTAGGVWYSYSKYQQKKRNKLPKLTADLEMHKK
- the LOC140872850 gene encoding serine/arginine-rich splicing factor RSZ22A; amino-acid sequence: MSRVYVGNLDPRVSERELEDEFRVFGVIRSVWVARRPPGYAFVDFDDRRDAQDAIREIDGKNGWRVELSHNSKGGGGGGGGRGGGRGRSGSDLKCYECGEPGHFARECRVQGGSGRRRSRSPPRYRRSPSYGKRSYSPRGRTSRRRSLSPRGRSLSKSPYRGRDEVPYANGNGIRERRRSRSRS
- the LOC140872846 gene encoding UDP-galactose/UDP-glucose transporter 7 isoform X2, which produces MTALLIRISRVMGYTNAKELNVETAKKLVPVSLFYNANVAFALASLKGVNIPMYIAIKRLTPLAVLVAGFFTGKGRPSTQVTLSVLLTAAGVLIAALGDFSFDLFGYSMALTSVFFQTMYLVLVERSGAEDGLSSVEIMFYNSVLSLPFLLFLIVTTGEFPNSMSILFSKSTSLAFFVILLLSLVMGIVLNYTMFLCTIVNSALTTTIVGVLKGVGSTTLGFVLLGGVQVHALNVTGLVINTAGGVWYSYSKYQQKKRNKLPKLTADLEMHKK